One segment of Setaria viridis chromosome 4, Setaria_viridis_v4.0, whole genome shotgun sequence DNA contains the following:
- the LOC117854158 gene encoding tetraspanin-8 isoform X1 has product MVRCSNGLLGLLNAGVLVLAVVALGGGAWLSHRASTDCERFLERPVIALGVLLLALSLAGLAGALCRASCLLWLYLLALFLLIVLLFAFTIFAFVVTNRGAGWVVSGRGYKEYRLGDYSTWLQRRVENAGNWAKVRSCLQDGKVCQKLADRKETVTQFVNSNLSPIQLINLSYVQSGCCKPPTGCNFTYQSETVWIKPTGFNTTTDDPDCTTWSNDQTALCYDCMACKAGVLANLKNDWKKIATINIVFLIFLIVIYSVGCCAFRNNRQDNSYPAWK; this is encoded by the exons ATGGTGCGGTGCAGCAACGGCCTCCTGGGCCTCCTGAACGCGGGCGTGCTGGTCCTGGCCGTCGTCGCgcttggcggcggcgcgtggctgAGCCACCGGGCCTCCACCGACTGCGAGCGGTTCCTCGAGCGGCCCGTCATCGCGCtgggcgtcctcctcctcgcgctctccCTCGCGGGCCTGGCGGGGGCGCTCTGCCGCGCCTCCTGCCTCCTCTGGCTCTACCTCCTCgcgctcttcctcctcatcgtgCTCCTCTTCGCCTTCACCATCTTCGCCTTCGTCGTCACCAACCGCGGCGCAGGGTGGGTCGTCTCCGGCAGGGGGTACAAGGAGTACCGCCTCGGGGACTACTCCACCTGGCTGCAGCGGAGGGTCGAGAACGCAGGGAATTGGGCCAAGGTCAGGAGCTGCCTCCAGGACGGCAAGGTCTGCCAGAAGCTTGCGGACAGGAAGGAGACGGTCACCCAGTTCGTCAACAGCAACCTCTCCCCGATCCAG CTAATTAATCTATCTTATGTCCAGTCTGGATGCTGCAAGCCACCCACCGGCTGCAACTTCACCTACCAGAGTGAGACCGTCTGGATCAAACCCACTGGCTTCAACACTACCACCGACGACCCCGACTGCACCACATGGTCGAACGACCAGACCGCCCTCTGCTACGACTGCATGGCGTGCAAGGCAGGCGTGCTCGCCAACCTGAAGAACGACTGGAAGAAGATTGCAACCATCAACATTGTCTTCTTGATCTTCCTCATCGTCATCTACTCTGTCGGGTGCTGTGCGTTCAGGAACAACCGGCAGGACAACTCGTACCCGGCCTGGAAGTGA
- the LOC117854158 gene encoding tetraspanin-8 isoform X2 codes for MVRCSNGLLGLLNAGVLVLAVVALGGGAWLSHRASTDCERFLERPVIALGVLLLALSLAGLAGALCRASCLLWLYLLALFLLIVLLFAFTIFAFVVTNRGAGWVVSGRGYKEYRLGDYSTWLQRRVENAGNWAKVRSCLQDGKVCQKLADRKETVTQFVNSNLSPIQSGCCKPPTGCNFTYQSETVWIKPTGFNTTTDDPDCTTWSNDQTALCYDCMACKAGVLANLKNDWKKIATINIVFLIFLIVIYSVGCCAFRNNRQDNSYPAWK; via the exons ATGGTGCGGTGCAGCAACGGCCTCCTGGGCCTCCTGAACGCGGGCGTGCTGGTCCTGGCCGTCGTCGCgcttggcggcggcgcgtggctgAGCCACCGGGCCTCCACCGACTGCGAGCGGTTCCTCGAGCGGCCCGTCATCGCGCtgggcgtcctcctcctcgcgctctccCTCGCGGGCCTGGCGGGGGCGCTCTGCCGCGCCTCCTGCCTCCTCTGGCTCTACCTCCTCgcgctcttcctcctcatcgtgCTCCTCTTCGCCTTCACCATCTTCGCCTTCGTCGTCACCAACCGCGGCGCAGGGTGGGTCGTCTCCGGCAGGGGGTACAAGGAGTACCGCCTCGGGGACTACTCCACCTGGCTGCAGCGGAGGGTCGAGAACGCAGGGAATTGGGCCAAGGTCAGGAGCTGCCTCCAGGACGGCAAGGTCTGCCAGAAGCTTGCGGACAGGAAGGAGACGGTCACCCAGTTCGTCAACAGCAACCTCTCCCCGATCCAG TCTGGATGCTGCAAGCCACCCACCGGCTGCAACTTCACCTACCAGAGTGAGACCGTCTGGATCAAACCCACTGGCTTCAACACTACCACCGACGACCCCGACTGCACCACATGGTCGAACGACCAGACCGCCCTCTGCTACGACTGCATGGCGTGCAAGGCAGGCGTGCTCGCCAACCTGAAGAACGACTGGAAGAAGATTGCAACCATCAACATTGTCTTCTTGATCTTCCTCATCGTCATCTACTCTGTCGGGTGCTGTGCGTTCAGGAACAACCGGCAGGACAACTCGTACCCGGCCTGGAAGTGA